A DNA window from Lujinxingia litoralis contains the following coding sequences:
- a CDS encoding rod shape-determining protein yields the protein MFNKLLGLFSDDLAIDLGTANTLVYAKGKGIVCCEPSVVAVQRDARGSKRVKAVGRVAKEMLGRTPGSIVAIRPMKDGVIADFEITEAMLRYFMGRAHHRRKLYSPRVIICVPYGITEVEKRAVRESALQAGARDVYLIEEPMAAAIGAGLPIAEPSGNMIVDVGGGTTEVAVISLSGIVYSQSARVGGDKMDEAIVQHMKRKYNLLIGERTSEMIKCTIGTAYPTEDVMTMEVKGRDLVAGLPKTLEVNSDEIRDALQEPINAIVEAVRIALERTPPELSADIVDKGIVLAGGGALLKNLDILLREETGLPVLIADDPMSAVVLGSGQALDEMELLSEVADHTH from the coding sequence ATGTTCAACAAGCTCCTCGGCCTCTTCAGCGATGATCTGGCCATCGATCTGGGTACGGCCAACACATTGGTCTACGCCAAAGGCAAGGGCATCGTCTGTTGCGAGCCCTCGGTGGTCGCCGTGCAGCGTGACGCGCGAGGAAGCAAGCGCGTCAAAGCTGTGGGACGAGTCGCCAAAGAGATGCTCGGGCGCACGCCCGGAAGCATCGTGGCGATTCGGCCGATGAAGGACGGTGTCATCGCCGACTTCGAGATTACCGAGGCGATGCTGCGCTACTTCATGGGGCGCGCGCATCACCGGCGAAAGCTCTACTCACCGCGGGTGATTATCTGTGTACCTTACGGGATCACCGAGGTGGAAAAGCGTGCGGTGCGCGAGTCGGCCCTGCAGGCCGGTGCCCGCGATGTGTATTTGATCGAGGAGCCGATGGCTGCGGCCATCGGCGCCGGGCTTCCCATTGCCGAGCCTTCGGGAAACATGATCGTCGACGTCGGTGGGGGAACCACCGAGGTCGCGGTGATCAGTCTTTCGGGGATCGTGTACTCCCAGTCCGCACGTGTGGGCGGCGATAAGATGGATGAAGCGATCGTCCAGCACATGAAGCGCAAGTACAACTTGCTCATTGGTGAGCGCACCTCCGAGATGATTAAGTGCACCATCGGCACGGCCTATCCGACCGAAGATGTGATGACGATGGAGGTCAAGGGGCGCGATCTTGTAGCGGGTCTTCCGAAGACGTTGGAGGTCAACTCCGACGAGATTCGCGATGCGCTTCAGGAGCCCATTAATGCCATCGTGGAAGCGGTGCGCATTGCGCTGGAGCGGACTCCTCCGGAGTTGTCCGCTGATATCGTCGACAAAGGCATTGTTCTGGCCGGGGGCGGGGCGCTGTTGAAGAACCTCGATATCCTTTTGCGGGAGGAGACGGGGCTTCCGGTGCTGATCGCCGATGATCCGATGTCGGCCGTTGTTTTGGGCAGCGGGCAGGCGCTGGATGAGATGGAGCTGCTCAGCGAGGTTGCCGATCATACGCATTGA
- the mreC gene encoding rod shape-determining protein MreC, which yields MLALLEQHRRKIVALVLLVVPLVMIATSAGASLGDEKSAPARFAAVPMGWTQSKIAAVIGVGGFWSGWGQADVVEENERLREEVAQLREENTRLIGVLQENGRLRELVGFQARRPEHQLVPARVIGRDITPYFRVLKVQISSEAELKPRMPVVSAQGVVGQIHQVFEGYADVVLVSDPRSSIDTVSQRNRAQGVVEGLGHERDYLARVSYLSEGDELQTGDVMVTSGMGGIFPRELIVGTISEVSESRRGLFQEVIVTPAVDFSRLEEVFVITGAE from the coding sequence ATGCTCGCATTGCTTGAACAGCATCGCCGCAAGATTGTGGCCCTGGTATTGCTGGTGGTGCCCCTGGTGATGATCGCGACGTCGGCGGGGGCATCACTGGGAGATGAGAAGTCGGCTCCCGCGCGTTTCGCGGCGGTGCCGATGGGCTGGACCCAGTCGAAGATTGCAGCAGTGATCGGCGTTGGCGGCTTCTGGTCGGGCTGGGGGCAGGCGGACGTTGTCGAGGAAAATGAGCGTCTGCGTGAAGAAGTTGCGCAGCTCCGCGAAGAAAACACGCGGCTGATCGGGGTGCTTCAGGAAAACGGCCGGCTACGCGAGCTGGTGGGTTTTCAAGCGCGGCGTCCCGAGCATCAGCTGGTGCCGGCCCGGGTTATTGGACGCGACATTACGCCTTACTTCCGCGTGCTCAAGGTGCAGATCAGCTCTGAGGCCGAGTTAAAGCCGCGTATGCCCGTGGTCAGCGCGCAAGGGGTTGTGGGACAGATACACCAGGTGTTCGAAGGCTACGCGGATGTGGTGCTGGTTTCGGACCCGCGTAGCAGTATCGATACGGTAAGTCAGCGCAACCGGGCGCAGGGCGTGGTCGAGGGACTGGGCCACGAGCGCGATTACCTGGCGCGGGTCTCGTACCTCTCGGAGGGCGATGAGTTGCAAACAGGGGATGTGATGGTGACCAGTGGGATGGGAGGGATCTTTCCCCGGGAGCTCATTGTCGGCACGATCTCCGAGGTGAGCGAATCGCGGCGAGGCCTCTTTCAGGAGGTGATTGTTACGCCGGCGGTGGACTTTTCCAGGCTGGAAGAGGTGTTTGTCATCACCGGTGCGGAGTAG
- the mrdA gene encoding penicillin-binding protein 2: protein MAIRELPKRGRRGELAEYDQRYGWALAVVLLAFGMIALRLWQLQVVEGERYYRAATENIIRQVEVSAPRGKILDRNGVALAENRPSFDVYMVPHIFRRHADETSYELLRQYMNLSDGELTRIRSMVESNRGEQLIRRDISRLEVARLEEDRLRLPGIEVRAQAHRHYPLHHVGGHAVGFVAEVGRSELRDLAPYGYRAGDRVGRMGLERAFEEVLHGSPGLDRVVVDARGNRQGESQTRFLIGEYQRVEPVAGRDVVSTLDADLMVIIDEAMRKYAAGAVVAIDPRDGAVRALYSKPHFNPNAWSGRLSAMEKMRSDNDPFKPMLDKTVSAYFPGSVYKIVGTWAALHDHIYEPHDEVDCPGYYNFGGRRWRCHKWGGHGDVDAYTSMAMSCDVYFYQLAEEMGMDRMAEFARRFGFGERSGLPINHESAGRIPDTEWYRQHGPDGYTRGMDLNSVLGQGDTLTTPLQMALAYAAIANGGDLYYPRLVEEIRNAGGETIFEYEPRVRKTLGIEPEHLEVLRKSLWMGVEDDIGTASRVRLSHTQVAGKTGTAQVAKIGAVRVANRDKEIRLRDHAWFAAYAPYENPELVLVVFLEHAGSGGKEAAPVAMEIYDRYFTRDDDYDALSLRVGQKALPEAMREPSAPPIEEPAQAEEPVRDEEQ from the coding sequence ATGGCCATCAGAGAACTTCCAAAGCGGGGACGTCGCGGCGAACTGGCGGAGTACGATCAGCGCTACGGTTGGGCGCTTGCGGTGGTGCTCCTGGCGTTTGGCATGATTGCGTTGCGCCTCTGGCAGCTCCAGGTCGTTGAGGGGGAGCGCTACTATCGAGCCGCCACGGAGAACATCATCCGGCAGGTGGAGGTCTCGGCTCCGCGCGGAAAGATCCTGGATCGCAACGGGGTCGCGCTGGCCGAGAATCGCCCCTCGTTTGATGTTTATATGGTGCCTCATATCTTTCGGCGTCATGCGGATGAGACATCGTATGAATTGTTAAGGCAGTACATGAACCTTTCGGACGGGGAACTCACACGCATTCGCTCCATGGTGGAGTCGAACCGTGGCGAGCAGCTGATCCGTAGGGATATCTCTCGCCTGGAGGTGGCCCGGCTGGAGGAAGATCGACTGCGCCTGCCCGGGATTGAGGTGCGAGCTCAGGCGCACCGCCATTACCCCTTGCACCATGTTGGGGGTCACGCGGTGGGCTTTGTCGCGGAGGTCGGTCGCAGCGAACTTCGTGATCTTGCCCCTTATGGCTATCGCGCCGGCGATCGGGTGGGGCGTATGGGACTGGAACGCGCCTTTGAAGAAGTACTTCATGGTTCGCCGGGGCTCGATCGCGTGGTGGTTGATGCCCGGGGGAACCGGCAGGGGGAGTCGCAGACGAGATTTTTGATCGGGGAGTATCAGCGGGTTGAGCCGGTGGCCGGACGAGATGTTGTCTCGACGCTGGATGCCGATTTGATGGTGATCATTGATGAGGCCATGCGAAAGTACGCGGCCGGGGCGGTGGTCGCGATTGACCCGCGTGATGGGGCGGTGCGGGCGCTTTACAGTAAGCCGCATTTTAATCCCAACGCCTGGTCGGGACGGCTCTCGGCGATGGAGAAGATGCGCAGCGACAACGACCCCTTTAAGCCGATGCTCGATAAGACGGTGAGCGCTTACTTTCCGGGGTCGGTCTATAAGATCGTGGGGACCTGGGCGGCGCTGCACGACCATATCTACGAGCCGCACGACGAGGTGGATTGTCCCGGCTACTATAACTTCGGGGGGCGGCGCTGGCGCTGCCACAAGTGGGGAGGGCACGGAGATGTCGACGCGTACACCTCGATGGCGATGTCTTGCGATGTCTACTTTTATCAGCTCGCCGAAGAGATGGGCATGGATCGCATGGCGGAATTTGCCAGGCGCTTTGGGTTTGGCGAGCGCAGCGGGCTACCGATCAACCACGAGTCGGCCGGGCGTATCCCGGATACCGAATGGTATCGTCAGCATGGGCCCGACGGGTACACCCGGGGGATGGACCTGAACTCGGTGCTGGGGCAGGGCGATACGCTGACCACCCCGTTGCAGATGGCCCTGGCCTACGCGGCGATCGCCAACGGAGGCGACCTCTACTATCCGCGACTGGTGGAGGAGATTCGAAATGCCGGTGGCGAGACGATCTTTGAGTACGAGCCCCGGGTTCGGAAGACCCTGGGGATTGAGCCGGAACACCTGGAGGTGTTGCGCAAGTCGCTGTGGATGGGCGTGGAGGATGATATTGGCACGGCGTCTCGCGTGCGCCTGTCTCATACGCAGGTTGCAGGCAAGACGGGCACCGCCCAGGTGGCAAAGATCGGCGCGGTGAGGGTAGCAAACCGCGATAAGGAGATTCGCCTTCGCGATCACGCCTGGTTTGCAGCCTACGCACCCTACGAGAACCCCGAACTTGTGCTGGTCGTCTTTCTGGAACATGCCGGCTCCGGAGGGAAGGAGGCCGCGCCGGTGGCGATGGAGATCTACGACCGCTACTTCACGCGGGATGATGACTACGACGCGTTGAGTTTGCGTGTGGGTCAGAAGGCGCTTCCCGAGGCGATGCGCGAGCCCTCCGCACCGCCGATTGAAGAGCCTGCCCAGGCCGAGGAGCCTGTCCGGGACGAGGAGCAATAG
- the rodA gene encoding rod shape-determining protein RodA, which produces MRMGPKTGFASLAERIEWPLAIVVVLLAALGLLNLRNASLNLPASFHLTQALWYLIGTGVVAVVTVIRTRFFQRWAYVGYGAVILLLIAVAIFGTVLNGSKRWLSFGSFLMQPSELLKIAVIVVTARYFNDRNKEGSYALRELVAPTAVVLAGVFWVFNQPDLGTSLVILAIYGAMVLFEGVRWQSLMALAIAGIIALPLGYTFGLKEYQRDRISSFMNLDADTHGQSWQVRQSMIAFGSGRLWGKGHEEGTQVQKGFVPEQENDFIAANWGEERGFMGMLLLLGLYFAFIAAALNVSRKARDRYGVLVGVGVAALFFWHTVVNLGMVTGMLPVVGLTLPMLSYGGSSLLTMLAAVGLLFNVSFHRPSYG; this is translated from the coding sequence ATGCGAATGGGACCGAAAACCGGCTTCGCGTCGCTGGCCGAGCGCATTGAGTGGCCGCTGGCGATCGTTGTCGTGCTCCTGGCGGCGCTGGGGCTTTTGAATCTGCGCAACGCGTCGCTTAACTTGCCGGCGTCCTTTCATCTGACGCAAGCGCTCTGGTACCTGATCGGTACCGGGGTCGTTGCGGTGGTCACGGTGATCCGTACCCGCTTCTTTCAGCGCTGGGCCTATGTGGGCTACGGGGCGGTGATCTTGCTGCTGATCGCGGTGGCGATCTTTGGCACCGTGCTCAACGGCTCGAAGCGTTGGTTGAGTTTCGGGTCGTTTCTGATGCAGCCATCTGAGCTGCTGAAGATCGCCGTGATCGTGGTGACCGCGCGCTACTTTAATGATCGTAATAAAGAGGGGAGCTACGCGTTGCGGGAGCTGGTTGCGCCTACCGCCGTGGTGTTGGCAGGCGTGTTCTGGGTGTTTAATCAGCCGGATCTGGGTACGTCACTGGTGATTCTGGCGATCTACGGGGCGATGGTCCTCTTTGAAGGAGTGCGTTGGCAGAGCCTTATGGCATTGGCGATCGCGGGCATCATTGCTTTGCCACTGGGCTATACCTTCGGGCTCAAGGAGTACCAGCGCGACCGCATCAGCTCGTTTATGAACCTGGACGCGGACACCCACGGGCAGTCCTGGCAGGTGCGTCAGTCGATGATCGCGTTTGGCTCCGGGCGCCTCTGGGGCAAGGGGCACGAAGAGGGGACTCAGGTGCAGAAGGGGTTTGTGCCGGAGCAGGAGAACGACTTTATCGCCGCGAACTGGGGGGAGGAGCGGGGATTTATGGGGATGCTGCTGCTGCTGGGGCTCTACTTCGCGTTTATCGCCGCAGCGCTCAATGTGTCGCGCAAAGCCCGCGATCGCTACGGGGTTCTGGTGGGGGTGGGGGTGGCGGCGCTCTTTTTCTGGCATACCGTGGTCAACCTGGGGATGGTCACCGGGATGTTGCCTGTGGTCGGGTTGACGCTGCCGATGCTCAGCTACGGGGGCAGTAGTCTGTTGACGATGTTGGCGGCGGTGGGGCTGCTCTTTAATGTGAGTTTTCATCGGCCCTCTTATGGATGA
- a CDS encoding ABC transporter ATP-binding protein produces the protein MSEKSAEQPGRENLLMPGQGRWEGGEGQPIIELQDVYKSFGEEHVLRGLNLKIWPGKITIIIGASGSGKSVLIKHMNGLLRPDKGTVRLFGKDVSELGDQELDRLRKRIGTMFQNYALFDSMTVRENVAFALVEHGTMSRGDAEALAAKIITELDLGHALDQYPATLSGGMKKRVSLARAIVTNPEVVLFDEPTTGLDPVMMEFVDKLIEEITETYELTSVLISHDLATIFRIADQVAVLAEGQIVSVGTPEEIRASDDARVQELIGGKAKSQIEVHEADGADGEEMLVRLSGVHKGWGSNQVLRGVDFEVPKGKLTTLIGGSGSGKSVMMKHLLGLLKADRGKVEVFGKDLATLRERELRELRTRVGMLFQHAALFDSMSVRDNVAFPLVERRVCSRQEARERTDRLLEQLKLSEIADASTVDISSGQQKRVSLARALITEPELLIYDEPTTGQDPIMSLYVEEMIMEVQEKFDVTSIVISHDMASAFRTADVIAMLHKGEIIAYGPPQTIAESEDERVRNFVYAADVAEQERQAAARREGGLEA, from the coding sequence ATGAGTGAGAAGAGCGCTGAGCAGCCGGGGCGAGAGAACCTCTTGATGCCGGGTCAGGGGCGTTGGGAGGGGGGCGAAGGCCAGCCCATCATCGAATTGCAGGACGTGTATAAGAGCTTTGGTGAGGAGCATGTACTGCGCGGGCTCAACCTGAAGATCTGGCCCGGGAAGATCACGATCATCATCGGGGCGTCGGGCTCGGGAAAGAGCGTGCTCATCAAGCACATGAATGGGTTGCTGCGTCCGGATAAGGGCACGGTGCGTCTTTTCGGCAAGGATGTTTCGGAGCTCGGCGACCAGGAGCTCGATCGGCTGCGCAAGCGTATCGGGACGATGTTTCAGAACTATGCGCTCTTTGACTCGATGACGGTTCGGGAGAATGTGGCCTTTGCGCTGGTGGAGCACGGGACGATGTCCCGAGGGGATGCCGAAGCGTTGGCCGCCAAGATCATCACGGAGCTCGATCTGGGGCATGCGCTGGATCAGTATCCCGCGACGCTTTCCGGAGGGATGAAGAAGCGGGTGAGTCTGGCGCGGGCTATTGTGACTAACCCCGAGGTGGTGCTTTTTGATGAGCCCACTACCGGGCTGGACCCGGTGATGATGGAGTTTGTCGACAAACTCATCGAGGAGATCACCGAGACGTACGAGCTGACCAGTGTGTTGATCAGCCATGACCTGGCCACGATTTTTCGGATTGCCGATCAGGTGGCGGTGCTCGCCGAGGGGCAGATCGTCAGCGTAGGGACGCCGGAGGAGATTCGGGCGAGCGACGATGCGCGCGTTCAGGAGCTGATCGGGGGCAAGGCCAAGTCCCAGATCGAGGTTCATGAGGCCGATGGCGCCGATGGCGAGGAGATGCTCGTGCGGCTATCGGGGGTGCACAAGGGCTGGGGAAGCAATCAGGTGCTGCGTGGCGTGGATTTTGAGGTTCCGAAGGGAAAGCTCACCACGCTGATCGGGGGCTCGGGCTCGGGTAAGAGCGTCATGATGAAGCACCTCCTGGGGTTGCTTAAGGCCGATCGGGGGAAGGTGGAGGTGTTTGGAAAGGACCTCGCGACGCTCCGAGAGCGCGAATTGCGCGAGTTGCGCACTCGCGTGGGGATGCTCTTTCAGCACGCGGCGCTCTTCGATTCGATGAGCGTACGTGACAATGTGGCCTTTCCGCTGGTCGAGCGCCGAGTATGCAGCCGCCAGGAGGCCAGAGAGCGGACTGACAGGCTCCTGGAGCAGCTAAAGCTCAGCGAGATTGCGGATGCCAGTACGGTGGACATTTCCAGCGGTCAGCAGAAGCGGGTGAGTCTGGCGCGGGCGCTGATTACGGAGCCCGAGCTGCTGATTTACGATGAGCCGACCACCGGTCAGGACCCGATCATGTCGCTCTACGTGGAGGAGATGATCATGGAGGTGCAGGAGAAGTTCGATGTGACGAGCATCGTCATCAGTCACGATATGGCTTCGGCGTTTCGTACGGCCGACGTGATCGCGATGTTGCATAAGGGGGAGATCATCGCGTATGGGCCGCCTCAAACCATCGCAGAGAGTGAGGATGAGCGGGTGCGCAACTTCGTTTATGCTGCTGACGTGGCTGAGCAGGAGCGTCAGGCCGCCGCGCGGCGAGAAGGGGGCCTCGAGGCCTAG
- a CDS encoding nucleotide pyrophosphohydrolase — translation MNKTHASLPELQSLVHDWISQWDEGYFSPLSNLARLTEELGELARVVNHLHGDKPPKRTEALGDVGEELADMLFVMLALANSLDVDLEQNLNAVLEKYNVRDAQRFTRRDDH, via the coding sequence ATGAACAAAACACACGCGTCGCTTCCGGAACTTCAATCTCTGGTCCATGACTGGATCAGCCAATGGGACGAGGGCTACTTCAGCCCCCTCTCCAACCTGGCACGCCTCACGGAAGAACTCGGTGAGTTAGCCAGAGTCGTGAACCATCTCCACGGCGACAAGCCTCCAAAGCGTACCGAGGCTTTGGGTGACGTCGGCGAAGAACTCGCCGACATGCTCTTTGTCATGCTCGCCCTGGCAAACTCGCTGGACGTTGATCTCGAACAAAACCTTAATGCAGTGCTTGAGAAATACAACGTACGCGACGCCCAACGCTTCACGCGCCGCGACGACCACTAG
- a CDS encoding Rieske (2Fe-2S) protein yields the protein MAGPVVDAVRFVDVAGVDEVVEGEGKIVFVGARRLALFRDGEDVHCIENRCPHAGGFLGLGRVEGCQVRCPRHDWAFDFTTGDCLSDPRYDVRRYPVRVEGGRVLVGVAE from the coding sequence ATGGCAGGTCCGGTCGTGGATGCGGTGCGTTTTGTGGACGTAGCCGGTGTCGATGAAGTGGTCGAAGGCGAGGGAAAGATCGTTTTTGTAGGCGCGCGTCGGCTCGCCCTGTTTCGTGATGGGGAGGACGTTCACTGCATTGAGAACCGGTGCCCGCATGCCGGTGGATTTTTGGGGTTGGGGCGGGTAGAGGGCTGTCAGGTTCGCTGCCCGCGGCATGACTGGGCGTTCGATTTCACCACGGGCGATTGCTTGAGTGACCCCCGCTACGACGTACGTCGTTATCCGGTACGTGTCGAGGGGGGGCGGGTGTTGGTTGGGGTCGCCGAGTAG
- a CDS encoding aldehyde dehydrogenase family protein: protein MATTTSPPSPDHPARPAHASELDHRLKVLRDNADAWARLPLTEKLEMARRLLRRSVDVAPRQVAAATRAKRIPEGSPLAGEEWLGGPVVIARNLRLLIDTLEAIATHGKPVLKPGAVRTRRDGQVVVDVFPLSTLDKLMYQGFTAEVWMEPGITPENLTEHTAGFYDQDLPEGQVALVLGAGNVSSIGPLDVVYKLFAEGQVCLLKMNPVNDYLGPFIEEAFAEFIERGFLAMAYGGADVGAYLCQHPGVDEIHITGSDRTHDAIVYGTGAEGQARKTRDERLIDKRITSELGNVSPIIVVPGLWSDSELQFQAENVATQLANNGGFNCNAARVLITQKSWPQREPFLQRLRAVLSSIEKRVAYYPGAEQRFDSFVNANQDRAELFGPRDDGLLPWGLIPNVPADDSDNICFTTESFCGVMCETSIAADSVGDFLNAATNFCNQTLWGTLSAAILIDPRTQRAEAAALEQAIAKLRYGSVVINHWPAISYGLGVTPWGAFPGHTYQDIGSGIGVVHNTFLFDRPQKSVVRGPFKSFPKPPWFVTTKNTAAVAEQLTRFELNPGALRFAGVLTRALRG, encoded by the coding sequence ATGGCCACAACCACCTCCCCCCCTTCGCCAGACCACCCGGCACGCCCGGCCCACGCCAGTGAGCTCGATCACCGCCTGAAAGTGCTCCGTGACAACGCCGACGCCTGGGCCCGGCTCCCCCTGACCGAAAAACTCGAGATGGCGCGACGGCTCCTCCGGCGCTCGGTCGATGTCGCCCCCCGACAGGTCGCCGCCGCGACACGCGCCAAACGCATCCCGGAGGGCTCACCGCTGGCCGGAGAAGAATGGCTCGGCGGCCCCGTCGTCATCGCACGCAACCTACGCCTGCTCATCGACACTCTGGAAGCGATCGCCACCCATGGCAAACCCGTCCTGAAACCCGGAGCCGTGCGCACGCGTCGAGACGGCCAGGTAGTCGTCGACGTCTTCCCCCTCAGCACCCTCGACAAACTGATGTACCAGGGGTTCACCGCCGAAGTATGGATGGAGCCCGGCATCACCCCCGAGAACCTGACGGAGCATACTGCCGGGTTCTATGATCAAGATCTGCCCGAGGGACAGGTGGCCCTGGTTCTGGGCGCCGGCAACGTTTCCAGCATTGGCCCCTTAGACGTCGTCTACAAGCTCTTCGCCGAGGGACAAGTCTGCCTCCTCAAAATGAACCCGGTCAACGACTACCTGGGCCCCTTCATCGAAGAGGCCTTTGCCGAATTCATCGAGCGAGGCTTTCTCGCCATGGCCTACGGAGGCGCCGATGTGGGCGCCTATCTCTGCCAACACCCCGGGGTCGACGAGATTCACATCACCGGTAGCGATCGCACCCACGACGCCATCGTCTATGGCACCGGCGCTGAAGGCCAGGCCCGCAAGACCCGCGACGAGCGCCTGATCGACAAGCGTATCACCAGCGAACTCGGCAATGTCAGCCCCATCATCGTCGTTCCGGGCCTTTGGTCGGACAGCGAACTCCAATTCCAGGCCGAAAACGTGGCCACGCAACTCGCCAACAATGGCGGCTTCAATTGCAACGCTGCCCGAGTGCTCATTACTCAGAAGTCCTGGCCCCAGCGCGAGCCCTTCCTCCAGCGCCTGCGTGCCGTACTCTCCAGTATCGAAAAACGCGTGGCCTACTACCCCGGCGCCGAGCAACGTTTCGACTCCTTTGTAAACGCCAATCAAGATCGCGCCGAACTTTTCGGACCGCGCGATGACGGACTCCTCCCCTGGGGACTGATCCCAAACGTACCCGCCGACGACTCCGACAACATCTGCTTTACCACCGAGTCCTTCTGCGGCGTGATGTGCGAAACCTCAATCGCTGCCGATTCGGTCGGAGACTTTCTCAACGCCGCCACCAACTTCTGCAACCAGACGCTCTGGGGCACCCTGAGCGCGGCCATCCTCATCGATCCGCGCACTCAGCGTGCCGAAGCGGCAGCCCTGGAGCAGGCCATCGCCAAGCTCCGCTACGGCAGCGTCGTCATCAACCACTGGCCCGCCATCAGCTATGGCCTGGGAGTTACCCCCTGGGGCGCCTTCCCCGGACACACATACCAGGACATCGGCTCAGGCATCGGCGTGGTGCACAACACCTTCCTCTTTGATCGCCCGCAGAAGAGCGTCGTCCGAGGTCCCTTTAAGTCCTTTCCAAAGCCCCCCTGGTTTGTGACCACCAAAAACACCGCCGCAGTCGCCGAGCAACTTACCCGCTTCGAGCTCAACCCGGGAGCGCTACGCTTTGCCGGCGTTCTTACCCGGGCGCTGCGCGGCTGA
- a CDS encoding carbohydrate kinase family protein — protein sequence MRVLSVGYCTLDQIGVVEPTRRSENRRELSTLSVQGGGTAATAAVALARWGADVRFVGVVGDDERGRQIERTLSAVGVDTSKVVRRRGQISQLSMVMLDPELGRRLYVTPGNVAPLAVDDVNEAWLDGIDVLLVDGAYPQAQLLLARRARARGVRVVAELKGVARDVAEELLSLADVVVSSERVASDLSGVGALRSICKELVERGAGRAIITLGVEGAAGMDNDGELLREEARRIREVDVTGAGDVFLAGVVLGELHRWPLARTLAFANVAAARSCEGLGGRSSLTTREGLEAMLG from the coding sequence ATGCGAGTTCTCTCCGTTGGCTACTGTACTCTCGACCAGATTGGAGTGGTGGAGCCGACCCGTCGCAGTGAGAATCGGCGCGAGCTTTCAACTTTGTCGGTGCAGGGGGGCGGGACCGCCGCGACTGCAGCCGTGGCGTTGGCGCGTTGGGGCGCAGACGTTCGTTTTGTGGGAGTGGTGGGGGATGATGAGCGCGGCCGGCAGATCGAACGTACGCTTTCGGCGGTAGGGGTGGACACCTCGAAGGTAGTCCGACGCCGGGGGCAGATTAGCCAGCTCTCGATGGTGATGCTCGATCCGGAGTTGGGACGTCGGTTGTATGTGACGCCCGGGAACGTTGCGCCCCTGGCGGTGGATGACGTGAATGAGGCGTGGCTCGACGGTATCGATGTGTTGCTGGTCGATGGTGCGTATCCTCAGGCGCAGCTGCTCTTGGCTCGCAGGGCCAGGGCGCGCGGCGTGCGAGTGGTGGCGGAGCTCAAAGGGGTTGCGCGAGACGTTGCCGAAGAGCTGCTGTCATTGGCGGACGTGGTGGTGAGTTCGGAGCGCGTGGCCAGTGACCTGAGCGGGGTGGGGGCGCTACGCAGCATCTGCAAAGAGCTTGTGGAGCGGGGGGCTGGACGCGCGATCATCACCCTGGGTGTGGAAGGCGCGGCGGGTATGGATAACGACGGGGAGCTTCTACGGGAGGAGGCTCGTCGGATTCGGGAGGTTGATGTGACCGGAGCCGGAGATGTGTTTCTGGCCGGGGTGGTCCTGGGAGAGTTGCATCGGTGGCCACTTGCTCGCACGTTGGCCTTTGCCAACGTCGCGGCCGCGCGCTCCTGTGAGGGACTCGGTGGCCGCAGCTCGCTTACCACGCGCGAGGGGCTGGAGGCGATGCTGGGTTAA
- a CDS encoding PHP-associated domain-containing protein, protein MLIDLHAKSDRSKGVSVSARQVLSQARDAGLDAVAFCETLSTAGSNGLLDLAREEFPELTVFVGVEIPTDRGILLGFVPEIDSFYLAEEWRAITYMTTPAAEAVMQLFEKHNGVTIAARPYDLEIPFNMGDHVFTFDRLSAVEVFNPRVGALQNNFALEAATFMGLNTVGGSDPSDDVKSVGRYATFFDDEIRTQRQLVDALKSAEFWAVQIGDVEQKPSSRARRSSKGGGRRGGSGGGRGSKGGRRGGSGGGRGSRGPRGKRS, encoded by the coding sequence ATGCTGATTGATCTTCACGCCAAATCCGACCGCTCGAAAGGCGTTTCCGTCTCGGCGCGCCAGGTGCTTAGCCAGGCCCGCGACGCCGGCCTCGACGCGGTGGCCTTCTGCGAGACGCTTTCCACCGCCGGTAGTAACGGCCTGCTTGACCTGGCGCGCGAGGAGTTCCCCGAACTCACGGTGTTTGTGGGCGTCGAAATCCCCACCGACCGCGGCATCCTCCTGGGCTTTGTGCCTGAGATTGACAGCTTCTACCTGGCCGAGGAGTGGCGTGCGATCACCTACATGACCACGCCCGCCGCCGAAGCTGTCATGCAACTTTTTGAGAAACACAACGGCGTCACGATCGCCGCGCGTCCCTACGATCTTGAGATCCCCTTCAACATGGGCGATCACGTCTTCACCTTTGATCGCCTCAGCGCCGTCGAAGTCTTCAACCCACGCGTGGGAGCCCTCCAGAACAACTTCGCTCTGGAAGCAGCCACCTTCATGGGACTGAACACCGTCGGAGGCTCCGATCCGAGTGACGACGTCAAGAGCGTCGGCCGCTACGCAACGTTCTTCGATGACGAGATTCGCACCCAGCGCCAGCTGGTCGACGCGCTCAAGAGTGCCGAATTCTGGGCCGTCCAGATCGGCGATGTTGAGCAAAAACCGTCCAGCCGCGCCCGGCGCAGCTCCAAAGGCGGCGGACGCCGCGGCGGCTCCGGCGGCGGACGTGGTTCCAAGGGCGGACGCCGGGGCGGCTCCGGTGGCGGACGCGGCTCACGAGGTCCACGCGGGAAGCGCTCCTGA